The Benincasa hispida cultivar B227 chromosome 9, ASM972705v1, whole genome shotgun sequence genome has a segment encoding these proteins:
- the LOC120087297 gene encoding uncharacterized protein LOC120087297, with protein sequence MEESLQRAPHTLGFSPEIIEIAFFVVSDWRSGFQIEETSSKLDLGRSVASAQGPFDGILHKHPLQRFHNLFCGMHAIRCFFAKTSDILVVVSSQRLTALLLYHLKTPV encoded by the exons AGCACCAcacactcttggattctcacctGAGATTATCGAGATTGCGTTCTTCGTAGTGTCCGATTGGAGATCAGGgtttcaaattgaagaaacatcttcaaag TTGGATTTGGGACGATCcgttgcttccgctcaaggaccctTCGATGGGATCCTTCACAAACATCCCctgcagagattccataatctttTTTGTGGTATGCATGCTATCAGGTGTTTCTtcgccaaaacatcagatataCTG GTAGTGGTCAGTTCTCAGAGGTTAACTGCACTGCTGCTCTACCATTTAAAGACTCCAGTTTAA